The following nucleotide sequence is from Streptomyces sp. NBC_00237.
GTTGGCGGCCGGGGCCCTCGGAGGCGTACGGGCCGGTCGGCCCGGACTCGTACGGCGGAGATCAGACGCTGACGCCGAAGTCCTGGGCGATGCCCGTGAGGCCCGAGGCGTAGCCCTGGCCCACGGCGCGGAACTTCCACTCGGCGCCGTTGCGGTACAGCTCGCCGAAGACCATCGCGGTCTCGGTGGCGGCGTCCTCGCTCAGGTCGTAGCGGGCGAGCTCGGTGCCGCCGGCCTGGTTCACGATGCGGATGTACGCGTTGCGGACCTGGCCGAAGTTCTGCGAGCGGGACTCCGCGTCGTAGATCGAGACCGGGAAGACGATCTTGTCGACGTCGGCGGGCAGCGCGGCCAGGTTGACGTTGATCTGCTCGTCGTCGCCCTCGCCCTCACCGGAGCGGTTGTCGCCGGTGTGCACGATGGACTGGTCCGGCGTCGCCTTGTTGTTGAAGAAGACGAAGTGGCCGTCCGAGTAGACCTTGCCCGCGGGGTTCACCGCGATGGCGGAGGCGTCGAGGTCGAACTCCGTGCCCGTGGTCGTGCGGACGTCCCAACCGAGGCCGACCGTGACGGCGGTCAGGCCCGGGGCCTCCTTGGAGAGCGAAACGTTGCCACCCTTGCTGAGGCTGACTGCCATGGGATGTCCCTTTCCTCGTGCGTGATGTGCGGGCTTCGGTATGAGTCCCGAAGCTACCGTCACCCCATCTAACGCGGCCAGGGGCCCAGGAAGTTCCAGCATCGCCCGGTTCTCTTTACTTTCTTTGCCGAAGCGCACACCCGTACCCCGAAAACGGTGTGACGGACCCGCTGCGAGCAGGGACTATGGACGCATGTCTGGTCCCTACGTCATCCGTGGCTCCGTCTCCCTCCCGGAGGCCGAGCTCATGTGGCGTTTCTCCAGGTCGTCGGGGCCGGGCGGGCAGCACGTGAACACCTCCGACACCCGCGTCGAGCTGCGTTTCGACCTCGCGAAGACGGAAGCGCTGCCCGAGGTGTGGAAGGCGCGCGCCCTGGAGCGGCTGGCCGGGAGGCTGGTCGACGGTGTCGTCTCCGTACAGGCCGCTGAGCACCGCTCGCAGTGGAGGAACCGGGAGACGGCCGCCGTACGGCTCGCCTCGCTGCTCGCGGAGGCGTCCGCGCCACCGCCCAAGCCGAGGCGGGCGACCAAGATCCCACGGGGGATCAACGAGCGGCGGCTGCGGGAGAAGAAGCAGCGGAGCCAGACCAAGGGCGGCCGGTCCGGACGCAGCTGGGACTGAGCCCGTAAGGACCCGTTGGGACCCGTAGGGACAGGTCCCGGGCGCTCAGCTCAGCTGGCGGTACCTGCCCCGGAAGTACGTCAGCGGGCCGCCGTCCGTACTCGGCAGATCCACGGCCAGGACGCGGCCGATCACCAGGGTGTGGTCGCCCGCCACCACGCGCTGTTCCGTACGGCACTCCACGACCGCCAGCGCGCCCCCCACGAGCGGCGCACCCGACACCTCGCCGCGCTTCCACGGGATGTCCTCGAAGAGGAGCCGGTCGCTCAGACGGCCCTTCATCGCGAACCGCCCCGCGATGTGCCGCTGGCTCTCGGAGAGCAGGGAGACCGCCCACAGGGGCTGCTCCTCCAGCAGGTCGTCCATGCGGGAGCCGTTGCGCAGGCTGATCATCACCAGCGGTGGTTCCAGGGACACCGACATGAAGGCGGTCGCCGTCATCCCGACGTCCTCGCCGCGCGGGCCGCCGTCCTCGTCATGGGCCGTCACCAGCGTCACGCCCGCCGTCAAGCGGGACATCGCAGCGCGGAACTCGTCATCGCTCACCCCCTCAGGATGGGGGATCAGGGACGGGCGGGGTGAAGGGAGGGTGCTTTGCGGGGTGGCTTCAGTCGTCTGCAACACATGATCAACGCTAGGCGGGACCATGTGCCGGGCACATCGGGCAGAGGGACCAGACGGGACCTAGGTCCCGCGGGGGTCCCGGGTGCGCGAGGTCTGCGGGGGACGCGTCCCGTGTCCTCCGTTCGCCGCCCGTTTTCGGCCACACGGGTGCCCGGAACAGGGCGGGAGCGCTCCCACAAGTGCAACATGAACTTCCGCTACTGGCTTGTGACTTGAGTCACAGAAGGAAGTATTTGTTAACCCTGTGTACCGGGAGGGAGGCGCGCTGTGATTCAGTGGCGGTGGCAATCGGACGATGAGAAGCCTGGAGTTGCTGTCGTTGCTGTCGAGGTCTCGGGGAGCGGGCCATGGAGGCCGAGTCGGAGCCGTACGTCCGTCTTGCGACCCTGCGGCAACTGCACCAGGTGGTCGCTGACCTCAACACCGCACGCAGTCTGTCGGACACCGTGCAGGCCGTCGCCGACGGCATCGTCACCGGTCTCGGATACGAGCTGGCGTGTGTGAATCTCGTACGTCCCGACGGTGATCTCGTCGTGGCCGCTTTCGCGGGGAACACCGCGGCCGAGGCCCTCATCACCGGCCGGGTCGGCTCGCGCGGCTCGTGGGAGCGGCGGCTGCTGATGGGCGAGCGGTGGGGCGCACTCCACTTCATCCCGCACCACGAGGGCTGGGTGCTGATGGAGGACGACGTTCCGCAGTGGCACACGGAGGGGCCCGATCCGCGCTTCGCCGACGAATGGCACCCCAGAGACCGCCTGTACGCGCCGATGTACGCATCGGGCGGCGAGGGCGAACTGATCGGCGTGATCTCCGTCGACCGCCCGCGCGGCGGACGCCGCCCCGGCGCATGGGGCCAGGAAGCGCTCACGATGTACGCCTCCCAGGCCGCCATCGCCATCACCAACGCTCGGCTCAGGTCGAACATGCAGCGCGCCCTGGTCCGCCTGGAGCGGGAACAGCAGGCCCTGCGCGCCAGTGAGGAATCCTTCCGCCAAGCCTTCGAGTACGCGCCCAGCGGCATGGCCATCGCCGAGATGGGCGGCGACCAGCACGGCCGCCTGCTGCGCACGAACGACGCGCTGTGCCGCCTGCTGGGCCGCCCCGCCTCCGCCATGCGCCGGTACTCCTTCGCCGACCTCGTCCACCACGAGGACGTCGGTACGCTGCTGCGCACGTCGGCGGAGGGCGGGCGCGCCGAACTCCGCCTCCAGCGCCGCGACGGCAGCTTCGTCTGGGTCAACCTGCGCAACTCCGTCGTCGCCGACACCGCCGACGGGCCCCGCTTCCTCCTCACCCACGTCGAGGACATCGAGGAGCGCAAGCGGCACGAACTGCACCTCGCGCACCGCGCCTCCCACGACTCCCTCACCGGCCTGCCCAACAGCGCGGAGCTGAGGGCCCGGCTCTCCGCCCGCCTGTGCCGTCGCCCGCACGCGGTGCGCGCGACGGCGGTGGAGGCGCTGGACGCGGCGTACGACGGTGCGTACGACCAGGGGCTGACGTACGGCGACGGCAGTGGTGGACCGGTGGCGTACGACGACGGGTTCTACGGCGACCCGATGAGCCCGAGGGGCTCGGCGAACCCGATGGGTTCCGCCGGCTCCATGGGGCTGATGGAGGAGGGCGACCCCGGTTTCTACGACCACCACGTGCACACGGTCGCGCCTCAGGAAGGTGCGGGGGAGGGCGCCCCCGGGCATCCCGACGACGGCACGAAGGGGCTCGCGGTGCTGTTCTGCGACCTCGACGGCTTCAAGTCCATCAATGACCGCTTCGGGCACCAGGCCGGTGATGCGGTTCTGATCGAAGTGGCACGACGACTGACCACCTGTGTCCGGGACGGCGACACTGTGGCGCGGCTCGGCGGTGACGAGTTCGTGGTGCTGGCGGACGGTCTTGGCAACGCGGACGCGGCTGATCTCGCGGTCCGGCTGCGCAACGCGATCATCCCGCCGATCCGGGTGGACGGGCGCGCGGTCCGGGTCGGGGCGAGCTTCGGCATCGGGTGGGCGGAGTGCGGGATGACGGTGGAGGAAGTCCTCCAGTCCGCCGACCAGCGGATGTACATCGAGAAGCGGTCCCGTTCGAAAGTGCACCGGCGCGCGGGATAGCTCCGGGGTGGCTTCGGGACGGCTCCGGGGTAGCTCCCGCGCGCGTTCCTCCCCGCACTTCCCCCGGTGCATGCTGTGTTCAACGTCCCAGAGGGCGTTCGCGCGCACCAGGTAGGCTCGCCCGGTCGGCGATGCTGGCGGAAACATGGTGAGGAGTGACGCTGGGATGACGGCCGCGAACAACGGCACGGGCACGCCTGAGGACGACGATCCGTTCGGCTACCTCTACGAGGACGGACGTGCGGCGGGCGCTCAGCCGCCGAGCTCGGGCGGCGGCTACGGCTACCCGAGCGCGTCGTCGCAGCGCGGGGTCCCCAGGACGTCGTACAACCAGGTCCGGCCGGTCGGCGAGCGCCAGTACGGGCAGCAGGGTCAGGGCCAGCAGGGCCAGGGTCAGGCGACCCAGGCGTTCCCGCAGCAGGGCCAGCCGGGACAGCAGCAGTACGGGCAGCCCAACGCGCACTACGCGGCCCCCGAGACGCAGCCGGGCGGCGCCCCTCGCGGTCCGGCCGAGTCGCCGGGCGACCAGGGGCGCGGCGGGCGCGGGCGCGGGCCCAACACCCGGGGGCTGCTGATCGGCGCGATCGCGGTGGTCGCGGCCGTGGTGATCGGCATCGGTGTGGCGCTGATCAACGGCAAGGACAAGCCGGAGGACAAGGCGTCCGGCAAGGACGGCGCGACCTCGGGCCAGCAGCAGAAGCCGTCGCCGACGGCGGAGCCGACCGAGGGCGACAAGCCGCCGACGGAGCTGCCGAAGTCGGATGCGGCGCTGTTGATGCTGTCGCCGGGGCTGAGTGCGGTGAAGGACGTGCCGGGGGCGACGTCCGATTCGAAGACGTACGTGCCGCTGAGCCAGCCGAATTCGTCGGCGACGTGGACGGTGAAGGTGCCGGAGGCGGGTCAGTACAAGCTGTCCGTCGATTACGGAGTGCCGGGCCGCGATACCAAGGCCGACCTGACGGTCAACGGCAAGCCGCACCAGACCGGGCTGCGGATGAAGAACTTCGCCAATGCTCAGGCCGACGCCTGGGACAAGGGCTGGACCAACACCTGGGCCCAGGTGAGCGCCAAGCAGGGCGAGAACACGTTCGTGATCTCGTGCCCGGCCGGGTGTGAGGTCAACCTGGACAGAGTGGCGTTGCAGCCGCTGAAGAAGCAGTAGGACGAAACAGCGAGGTGGGCCCCCGTCGGGACTGAGTGTTCCGGCGGGGGCCTTCGCGTGCGCGCTGCTTGCTACTTGACCGTCGTCAGGAAGTGCGCCACCGTCGCGGCCATCGCGTCGCGGCCGGGGGTGAGGTACTTGCGCGGGTCGACGGTGGAGGGGTTCGCCTCCAGGTACGCGCGGGCCGCGCCCGTGAAGGCCGTGTTGAGGGCCGTGCCGACGTTGATCTTGACCATTCCGGCGGCCACGGCACGGCGGATCTCGTCGTCCGGGACACCGGAGGAGCCGTGCAGGACGAGGGGGACCGGGACGGCCTCCTTGAGCGCGGCGATCAGGGTGTGGTCGAGGGTGGCCGTGCGTTCGGTCATGGCGTGCGAGGAGCCGACCGCGACGGCGAGGGCGTCGACGCCGGTGTCCGCGACGTAAGTGGCGGCCTCCTGGGGGTCGGTCCTTACCCCGGGGGTGTGCGCGTCGAGTGCGGCCTCCCCTTCCTTGCCGCCGACCTTGCCGAGTTCGGCCTCGATCCAGATGCCGCGCCGGTGGCCCCAGCGGACGGCTTCGGCGGTGGCCTTGACGTTGTCGTCGTAGCTCAGCTTCGAGGCGTCGAACATCGCGGAGCTGAAGCCTGCCTCGTGGGCGGCGTGCAGGAGCTCGACGGAGACGACGTGGTCGAGGTGGAGGGAGAGCGGGGCCGAGGAGGAGCGGGCGACGGCGGCGGCTGCGGCGGCGATGGCGAGGACGTTGCCGCCGTGGAACCTGACGGCGTTCTCGGAGATCTGGAGGACGGCGGGGGAGTTGGCTTGTTCGGCTCCGGCCGCGATGGCTTCGGCGTGTTCGAGGGTGATGACGTTGAAGGCGGCGAGGGCGGTGCCTTGGGCTGTGGCGGCGGCGATGAGGTCGCCGGTGGGGTGGAGGGGCATGGGAGGGGTTCCTGTTCTGGGTGGGGCGGTACGGGGTGGAGCGGGGCTCCCTCGGAGGGGGCGGGCGGTAGCGGGGCTGGGCGGGGGTGCTCCGGGGTGGGCCCGGAGCGGAGGGGGCCGCCCCCTTGCCCGCCCGTTCCGCCCCCGGGGGGCGGCCCCGCCGCCCAAGGAGGCTGGGCGGAAGCGGAGGCGGAGCCCAAGGGGGCTGGGCGGAGGGCGGAGCCCAAGGGGGCTGGGCGGCCTCGCCGCCCAAGGGGGCGAGGCGAGCCCGGTGGTCACGGAAGTGTGGGGCCCGCAGTCCGTTGGGTGACCTTGACTTGGGGGAGTAGGGAGGCGTAGGTCTCCGTGTCGAATTCGCCTGCGGCGGGAGCGGCGACCGTCGCCGCCGACAGGGCCACCGCCCGGGCGATCCGCTCCGGCCAGGGGAGGCCGCGTACCAGACCGTCCAGAAGAGCGGCCACCGCCGAGTCACCGGCCCCGGTGGGGTTCCCTCGCACCAGCGCAGGAGGCGTGGCCTGCCACACCCCCGCGTCGGTGCTGGCGAGGATGCCGTCCGGGCCGAGCGAGGCCACCACCGCGTGCGCCCCCTTCCTCCGTGCCTCCGCCGACGCGGCGTACGCGTCCCGCGACCCCGTGAGCTGGAAGAGCTCGTCGGAGTTCGGCTTGACCAGATCGGGGCGGGCGGCGATGCCCCGCAACAGGGGTTCCCCGCTGGTGTCCAGCAGGACCGGGACCCCGGCCGCCCTGGCGCGGCGGACCAGGTCGGCGTACGCGCCCACGTGGATGCCGGGCGGCAGGCTCCCGCAGAGGGCCACCGCCGCCGTGCCGCCGCTCAGCTGGGACTCGTACGAGAGGAGGAAGGACTCCCACTCGGAGGGGCTGATCGTCGGTCCCGGCTCGTTGAGCTGGGTCGTGTCGCCGGTCGACGCGTCGACGATCGCGAGGGTGCGGCGGGTGTTCCCGGCGGTGGGGACCAGCGCGTCGGCGGGGAGTTCGGCGGCGAGGAGGGTGCGGAGGACCTCGCCGGTGGAGCCGCCCGCGAAGCCCGTGACGATCGTGTCGTGGCCGAGGGCGGAGAGCACGCGCGCCACGTTGAGGCCCTTGCCGCCGGGGCGTTCCCTCACGTCCGTGACGCGGTGGGAGGTGTGGGGGACGAGTTCGGGGACGTGGTGGGTGAGGTCGAGTGCGGTGTTCAGCGTGACGGTGAGGATCCTGGCCATGATCCGCGTCCACCCCCGTAGCGTTGCTTGCCCATCCAGCGTAGAAAGCGCTTTCTATACTGCCTGCCAGGGGGATCATGCCAAAAGAAAAGTGGCTGGCCCAGGGGTACGGGTCAGCCACTTCAAATGAATTCGAGGTGAAATCAACCCACTTGGGGTTCAATCACCCATTCGCCCTTGCGCATCACGCCGACGACCGTGAACTCCGCGTCGAGCACGACCAGGTCCGCGTCCTTGCCCGGGTCGAGCGAGCCGACCCTGTCGTCCACGCCCAGCAGGCGGGCCGGGTTGGCGGACAGGGAGCGTACGGCGTCGTCGACCGAGAGGCCGTCGACGGTGACCGAGCGGCGGAAGGCGGTGTCCAGGGTCAGGGTCGAGCCCGCGATGGAGCCGCCCTCGACGAGGCGTGCGACGCCGTCCAGCACCTCGACGGCGAGCGGGCCGAGCTGGTACTGGCCGTCGCCGAAGCCCGCCGCGTCCATCGCGTCCGTGATCAGCGCGACGCGGGACGCGCCCGCGTGGTGGTACGCGAACTGGAAGGCGGCGGGGTGCAGGTGCGTGCCGTCGTTGATCAGCTCGACGGTGACACGCTCGTCTTCGAGGAGCGCGACGATCGGGCCCGGGGTGCGGTGGCCGATCGCGGGCATCGCGTTGTAGAGGTGCGTGGCGACGGTGGCGCCCGCGTCGATCGCCTCGACGGTCTGCTCGTACGTGGCGTCCGTGTGGCCGATCGCGGCGATCACGTCGTTCTCGGCGAGGAGGCGTACGGAGTCGAGGCCGCCGGGCAGTTCGGTGGCGAGCGTGAACATCTTGGCCGTGCCGTGCGCGGCGTCCATCAGCTTGCGCACGTCGGCGGGGTCCGGGTCGCGGAGCAGCGACTCGCTGTGCGCGCCCTTGCGGCACGGGGAGATGAACGGGCCCTCGAAGTGGAGGCCCGCCAGGTCGCCCTGCTGGACCAGCTCGGCGAGGAGGGCCGCGCGGTTGACCAGGAAGTCCATGTCGTTGGTGACGGTGGAGGCGACCATCGTCGTCGTGCCGTGGTGGCGGTGGGTCTCGATGCCCCGGAGGACCTCCTCCGTGGTGCCGGAGGTGAAGGACGCGCCGCCGCCGCCGTGGACGTGCATGTCCACGAAGCCGGGGACGATCCAGTGGCCGGTCAGGTCGAGCGTGGGGGAGGCCGACGCGGTGTCGGGGAGCGCTCCCGCGATCCTCGTGCCGTCGACGATGACCCGGCCGCCGTCGACGGTGCCGGTGGGGAGCACCACCTTGGCGCCGGACAGGACCTGGACCTTGCTGCTGGCCATCAGTCGGATACCTCCGTGGGGGCCATGACGTCGGTGTGCATGGCGTGGGTGGGGGGTGTGGTGGGGTGCGCCGGGGGTGCGGTGGGGCTCGTGGTGGGCGTGGTGGGGTTCGTGGTGGGCGTGGTGGGGCTCGTGGTGGGCGTGCTGGGTTCTTCGTACGTCGCCAGGAGGTCCCAGGCGAGGAGGCCCGCGCCGAGACATCCCGCCGTGTCGCCGAGGGCGGCCGGGACGATCGTCGGGAGCTTCTGGAAGGTCACGCGGTCCTCCACCGCTTTGCGCAGGGGGGCGAACAGGGTTTCCCCCGCCTCGGCCAGGCCGCCGCCCACGATGATCGTGCGCGGGTCGAGGAGGGTCAGCGCGGTGACCAGGCCGTCGGCGAGGGCGTCGACGGCCTCGCGCCAGACGGCGAGGGCTCGGGGGTCGTCGTCCTCGACCGCCTTCGCGCAGTCGGCTGCGTCGGCGGTGGGGTCACCGGTGGCCGTGGCCCAGGCGAGGGAGACGGCGGACGCGGAGGCGTAGCGCTCCAGGCAGCCGCGCTGGCCGCAGCCGCAGTCGACGCCGCCGGGGCGGACGACGATGTGGCCGATCTCGCCCGCGGAGGCGTGAGCTCCCTCTTCGATGGTGTTGTTGATGCCGATCGCGCCCGCGATGCCGGTGCCGAGCGGTACGAAGAGGAACCGGTCGGCACCCTGGCCCGCGCCGATGCGGCCCTCGGCGAGGCCGCCCGTGCGGACGTCGTGGCCCAGCGCGACGGGGATGCCGCCGAGGCGCTCGGAGAGGAGCGTGCGCATCGGGACGTCGGACCAGCCGAGGTTCGCGGCGTACAGGGCGATGCCGTTCTCGGCGTCGACGATGCCGGGGACGATCACGCCGGCGGCGGACGCGGGTTCGCCGAAGTGGGTTTCGCCGTGGGTGCGGAGGTCGTCGGCGAAGGCGAGTATCGACTCGACGACGGCGTCCGGGCCGCGGTCCCGGCCGGTGGGGCGGCGGGCCTCGTGGAGGAGGGTGCCGTTGGGGGCGACCAGGGCGGCTTTCATGCCGGTGCCGCCTACATCGAGGGCGATGACGTGTTTCACGGGGTCAGTGTCGCGCGTCTGCCCTGAGAGGTCTAGTCCACTGAGTGTTCACCTCGGGTGGGGGTGCGGGGGTGGGCGGGTCCGGCCAGGGCGGGGGCGGGCTCCGCGCGGCGGTCGGAGGGGCTCTGTGGAGGGGCTCCACTTCCCCGCCCTCCCGGTTCGACGGAACCACCCTTCCGCCTCCACCCAGCCCCCTGGGACTCCGCGCCCGCCTAGCCCCCTTGGGCGGCGGGGCCGCCCCCCGGGGGCGGGACGGGCGGGCAAGGGGGCGGCCCCTCTCGCTCCGGGCCCGCCCCGGTGCCGCCCGCTTTTGCCTCCGCCGACGGGTGCGCCCCACCCTGGTGCCGTCTGCCCGGGCTCCGCCGATGGGTGCGCCGCACCCGGGTGCCTGCGGCGCTGCCCCGGTCCCGCCCCTTCACCTAAAGCGCTCGGCCGCGCGGCTGGGTGGGTGGCTGGTCGCGCAGTTCCCCGCGCCCCTAAAGGGGCGCACCCCCCCAGCCCCAGCGAAGCCGGGAGCGCACGCGCCGCGGAGCCGCAACCTCGGCGCAGCCCTGCGGGCGAGCCGCACCTTGGTGCAGCCCCGCGGCCGGGGCCGTACCAAGGTGCGGTCCCCGCCGAGAGACCCCGTCAGCCCAGGATCACGCTGCGCGACAGATTCCGCGGGTGGTCCGGGTCGTAGCCCTTCGACTCGGCCAGGACCACCGCCAGCCGCTGCGCGCGGATCAGGTCGGCCATGGGGTCCGCCGACGCGTGCGCGACGACCGTTCCGCCGACGCGTGCGACGTCTCCCGCCAGCCCCTCCGGCAGCGTGCCGAACATCCACGCCACCCGGTTCGGGCCCGTGATGGAGATCGGGCCGTGGCGGTACTCCATGGCCGGGTACGACTCCGTCCACGCGCCCGCCGCCTCGCGCATCTTCAGGCCGGCCTCCTGGGCCAGCCCGTACGTCCAGCCGCGGCCCAGGAAGGTCCACTGCTCGGCCGAGGTGACGGACTCCGGGAGCGGCTCAGTGATCGCCAGTTCCGCGTCGACGGCCGCCTCCGTCACCGTCTTCACGCCCGGTGCCAGCGTGCCCGTGCGCTCCAGGCCCGCCCGCAGGAAAGCGAGAGCCGTCGTCGCGAAGCGGGTCTGGACGACCGACTCCTCGTCCGCCCAGTCGAGGACGGCGATCGTGTCCGCCGCGTCCATGATGGGCGTTTTGGGGTCGCCGGTGAGGGCCAGGGTGGGAGTGGTGCCCTTGACCTCCGCGAGCAGCGCCAGCACCTCGCTCGTCGTGCCCGAGCGCGTGATTGCCACCACACGGTCGTACGAGCGGCCGACCGGGAATTCGGACGAGGCGAAGGCGTCGGTCTCGCCCTGGCCCGACGCCTCGCGCAGTGCCGCGTACGCCATCGCCATGAACCACGAAGTGCCGCAGCCGGTGATCGCAACGCGCTCACCAGGCAGGGGAAGCCCCTCGAAGTCGGCCGCGTACTCAGCGGCGCGCCGCCAACAGGTCGGCTGTGTGGCTATCTCAACTGCGGTGCGGGACATGCGCGACGACTCCTCGAACGCGGGCGAACACGGGTGAGTGTGGAGATGACCTTGCTTCCGCCTGCTTAGCAGGCCGTACGCGATTTGCGGAAGGTGTTGCGGAAGAGATACCCAAGTGGTGTAGACCTTGCGGTCGCACATGAGACAAAATCACAACTCATGTGGATAAGGGTGTGGGTGAGACGCGAGAAGCCTCACGAGGGCACGCGGATATCCACGCCAATGGGTAGCAAAACGGGCGATAAAGGGTGGAACGGGCTGTGCAGCGGCGCTACTTGGGTCTGACCGCGGCAGTCGCCGCACTCGCGATGGCAACGACCGTCTCCGGCTGCGGCACCGTCGGCGGCACGGGCGGCGACGTCACCCTGAAGCTGGTGGCCGCCGACTACAACCTCGACGGCGGCGACGGCACGAAGAAGTACTGGGACAAGCTCGCGAAGAAATTCGAGGCGAAGAACCCGGGCATCAAGGTTGACGTCCAGATCTACTCCTGGGACGACGTCGACCGCAAGGTCGGCGAGATGGTCAAGGCGGGCGAGGCCCCGGACATGGCGCAGATCGGTGCGTACGCCGACTACGCCGCCGACGGCAAGCTCTACTCCGTGCCCGAAATGCTCTCCATCCCCACCCAGGCCAACTTCGTGAACGCCCTCGCCGAGACCGGCAAGGTCAACCGCGTCCAGTACGGCATGCCCTTCGTCGCCAGCACCCGCCAGCTCTTCTACAACAAGACCCTCTTCGAGAAGGCCGGCATCAGCGGCGCCCCGGAGACCTGGAACGAGCTCGCCGCCGACGCGAAGAAGCTCAAGGGCAAGGGCGTGAACTACCCGTTCGCGCTGCCCCTCGGCCCCGAAGAGGCCCAGGCCGAGACCCTCAACTGGATGCTGGCCGGCGGCTCCGGCTACGTCGACGACATCGGTACGTACTCCCTCAACTCGGCCGACAACATCAACGCGTTCGAGTTCCTCAAGACCAAGCTCGTCATGCCCGGCCTGACCGGCCCCGTCGCCCCCGGCAAGCTCAACCGCAAGGCCGCCTTCGAAGCCTTCGCCAAGGGCGAGGTCGGCATGCTCAACGGCCACCCGTCGCTGATGCAGCAGGCCGAGAAGAACGGCGTGAAGTACGAGATGGCGCCGCTGCCCTCCTCCGACGGCAAGGCCCGGCCCTCGATGGGCGTCGCCGACTGGATGATGGGCTTCAAGCAGAACGGTCACCGCAAGGAGATCGGCAAGTTCCTCGACTTCGCCTTCGACGACGAGAACGTCCTCGCCTTCGCCGACGAGTTCGACCTGCTGCCCGTCACCGTCTCCGCATCCGAGAAGATGGCTGCCGACAGCAAGCACCAGAAGGTGCACAAGTTCCTGGAAGCGCTGTCGTCCTCGCAGTCGTACCCGTCCGCCAAGACGTCCTGGGCGAGGGTCAGCGAGAACATCAAGCAGGAGATCGGCAACGCCGTCGAGCCGAACAACACCCCGGGCGCCGTCCTCGGCGTCCTCTCCCGCGAGGCGGCGGCGCTGGACAGCGCGGCGCTCCAGTAGCGGGAGCAGCGGGAGCAGCGGGAGCAGCGAGCGGGGCGCGATGTCAGTGGCCCGGCCTAGGCTGGGTGCATGTCCTCCGAGCTCCCTGAGCCCCCTGATCAGCCGTACGAGGGTGAGAGTGGCCCCGCCGGAGCGCCGGGCGGGGCGCTCTCCGCGCGCGAGCTGGCCGTGCTCGCCGTCGAGAAGCGGGGCTGGGCCGGACCCGGCGCCAAGGAGCGCGCCATCCGCGAGCAGCTCGGCATCTCGCCCACCCGCTACTACCAGCTCCTCAACGCCCTGCTGGACGACGCGCGCGCCTGGGAGCACGACCCGACGACCGTGAAGCGGCTGCGGAGGGTACGGGACGAGCGCAGGGCCCGCCGCTAGCCGGTGCCGAGCGGGTCGTGCCGCGGGGGCCGCCCGCTCAGGCCGGAAGCGTCCGTTCGGCCCGGGACCGGGCTCGGTAGGCTCCTGGCATGGACACTCTTCCCGAACCGTCCACCACCGCCGGCCGCGAGGCCCTCGCCGCCCTGCTGGCCGAGCCCGCGCGCGCCCTCGTCGCGATCGACTTCGACGGCACCCTCGCCGACATCGTCCCCGACCCCGAACAGGCCCGCGCCCACCCCGGCGCCGTGCCCGCCCTTGCCGCCCTCGCCCCGCACGTGGCGTCCGTCGCGATCGTCACCGGCCGCCCGGCAGGTGTCGCCGTACGGTACGGCGGCTTCGCCGGGGTGCCGGGGCTTGAGCACCTCGTCGTCCTCGGGCACTACGGGGCCGAGCGCTGGGACGCCG
It contains:
- a CDS encoding ROK family protein, producing the protein MKHVIALDVGGTGMKAALVAPNGTLLHEARRPTGRDRGPDAVVESILAFADDLRTHGETHFGEPASAAGVIVPGIVDAENGIALYAANLGWSDVPMRTLLSERLGGIPVALGHDVRTGGLAEGRIGAGQGADRFLFVPLGTGIAGAIGINNTIEEGAHASAGEIGHIVVRPGGVDCGCGQRGCLERYASASAVSLAWATATGDPTADAADCAKAVEDDDPRALAVWREAVDALADGLVTALTLLDPRTIIVGGGLAEAGETLFAPLRKAVEDRVTFQKLPTIVPAALGDTAGCLGAGLLAWDLLATYEEPSTPTTSPTTPTTNPTTPTTSPTAPPAHPTTPPTHAMHTDVMAPTEVSD
- the nagA gene encoding N-acetylglucosamine-6-phosphate deacetylase encodes the protein MASSKVQVLSGAKVVLPTGTVDGGRVIVDGTRIAGALPDTASASPTLDLTGHWIVPGFVDMHVHGGGGASFTSGTTEEVLRGIETHRHHGTTTMVASTVTNDMDFLVNRAALLAELVQQGDLAGLHFEGPFISPCRKGAHSESLLRDPDPADVRKLMDAAHGTAKMFTLATELPGGLDSVRLLAENDVIAAIGHTDATYEQTVEAIDAGATVATHLYNAMPAIGHRTPGPIVALLEDERVTVELINDGTHLHPAAFQFAYHHAGASRVALITDAMDAAGFGDGQYQLGPLAVEVLDGVARLVEGGSIAGSTLTLDTAFRRSVTVDGLSVDDAVRSLSANPARLLGVDDRVGSLDPGKDADLVVLDAEFTVVGVMRKGEWVIEPQVG
- a CDS encoding ABC transporter substrate-binding protein; the encoded protein is MERAVQRRYLGLTAAVAALAMATTVSGCGTVGGTGGDVTLKLVAADYNLDGGDGTKKYWDKLAKKFEAKNPGIKVDVQIYSWDDVDRKVGEMVKAGEAPDMAQIGAYADYAADGKLYSVPEMLSIPTQANFVNALAETGKVNRVQYGMPFVASTRQLFYNKTLFEKAGISGAPETWNELAADAKKLKGKGVNYPFALPLGPEEAQAETLNWMLAGGSGYVDDIGTYSLNSADNINAFEFLKTKLVMPGLTGPVAPGKLNRKAAFEAFAKGEVGMLNGHPSLMQQAEKNGVKYEMAPLPSSDGKARPSMGVADWMMGFKQNGHRKEIGKFLDFAFDDENVLAFADEFDLLPVTVSASEKMAADSKHQKVHKFLEALSSSQSYPSAKTSWARVSENIKQEIGNAVEPNNTPGAVLGVLSREAAALDSAALQ
- a CDS encoding DUF3263 domain-containing protein gives rise to the protein MSSELPEPPDQPYEGESGPAGAPGGALSARELAVLAVEKRGWAGPGAKERAIREQLGISPTRYYQLLNALLDDARAWEHDPTTVKRLRRVRDERRARR
- a CDS encoding SIS domain-containing protein; its protein translation is MSRTAVEIATQPTCWRRAAEYAADFEGLPLPGERVAITGCGTSWFMAMAYAALREASGQGETDAFASSEFPVGRSYDRVVAITRSGTTSEVLALLAEVKGTTPTLALTGDPKTPIMDAADTIAVLDWADEESVVQTRFATTALAFLRAGLERTGTLAPGVKTVTEAAVDAELAITEPLPESVTSAEQWTFLGRGWTYGLAQEAGLKMREAAGAWTESYPAMEYRHGPISITGPNRVAWMFGTLPEGLAGDVARVGGTVVAHASADPMADLIRAQRLAVVLAESKGYDPDHPRNLSRSVILG